A window of the Fibrobacter sp. UWH4 genome harbors these coding sequences:
- the ilvD gene encoding dihydroxy-acid dehydratase, whose product MPKLRSLKTMEGREMAGARALWHATGTKVEDFGKPVICVVNSYTQFVPGHVHLKDLGQVVARAIKAAGGVAKEMNTIAVDDGIAMGHDGMLYSLPSRDLIADSTEYMANAHRADALVCISNCDKVTPGMLMAAMRLNIPAIFVSGGPMEAGHVTTKDGKDRALDLIDAMIDSADSTISDEEVAAIEANSCPTCGSCSGMFTANSMNSLTEALGLSLPGNGTIVATHAERKKLFEAAGKRIVELCHQYYDLNDDSILPRSIATKDAFENAMRLDIAMGGSSNTVLHLLAVAQEAGVDFTMKDIDRLSRNTPCICKVAPTVHNIHIENVNRAGGIMGILGELDRMGLLHKDAKTVHAKTMGEALEVNDLKRNPTEEAKQRYLAGPGRKYNLVAFSQNFMYPDHDLDRANGAIRDGEHAYTKDGGLAVLYGNLAVDGCIVKTAGVDESIFKFTGPAVVFESQEDAVKGILDPNMVKAGDVVVIRYEGPKGGPGMQEMLYPTSYLKSRHLGKSCALLTDGRFSGGTSGLSIGHASPEAANKGNIGLVHTGDVIEIDIPNRSINVQLTDDELAERRKEMEARGAKAWKPENRDRVVSKALQAYAAMASSADKGAVRDLSLIGVK is encoded by the coding sequence ATGCCGAAACTTCGTTCGCTCAAGACTATGGAAGGCCGTGAAATGGCCGGTGCACGCGCCCTGTGGCACGCAACTGGAACCAAAGTGGAAGACTTTGGCAAGCCGGTGATTTGCGTGGTGAACAGCTATACCCAGTTTGTTCCGGGCCACGTTCACCTGAAGGACTTGGGTCAAGTGGTCGCCCGTGCGATTAAAGCCGCCGGCGGTGTCGCTAAGGAAATGAACACCATCGCGGTCGATGACGGTATCGCCATGGGCCACGACGGCATGCTCTACAGCCTCCCCAGCCGCGACCTGATTGCGGACTCCACCGAATACATGGCAAACGCCCACCGCGCCGACGCCCTCGTGTGCATCTCCAACTGCGACAAGGTGACTCCGGGTATGCTCATGGCCGCCATGCGCCTCAACATTCCGGCAATCTTCGTGAGCGGCGGCCCGATGGAAGCTGGCCACGTGACCACGAAGGACGGCAAGGATCGCGCCCTTGACCTGATTGACGCCATGATCGATTCCGCCGACAGCACCATCAGCGACGAAGAAGTGGCCGCCATCGAAGCGAACTCCTGCCCCACTTGCGGTTCCTGCTCCGGCATGTTCACCGCGAACTCCATGAACTCCCTCACCGAAGCCCTGGGCCTCAGCCTCCCGGGTAACGGCACCATCGTTGCCACCCACGCCGAACGCAAGAAACTCTTTGAAGCTGCCGGTAAGCGCATCGTGGAACTCTGCCACCAGTATTACGACTTGAACGACGACAGCATCCTTCCGCGTAGCATCGCCACGAAGGACGCCTTCGAAAACGCCATGCGCCTCGACATCGCCATGGGCGGCTCCTCCAACACCGTGCTTCACTTGCTCGCCGTGGCCCAGGAAGCAGGCGTGGACTTCACCATGAAGGACATCGACCGCCTCTCCCGCAATACGCCGTGCATCTGCAAGGTGGCCCCCACCGTTCACAACATCCACATCGAAAACGTGAACCGCGCCGGTGGCATCATGGGCATTCTCGGTGAACTGGACCGCATGGGACTCCTCCACAAGGACGCGAAGACCGTCCACGCAAAGACCATGGGCGAAGCTCTCGAAGTGAACGACCTCAAGCGCAACCCGACCGAAGAAGCCAAGCAGCGCTACCTCGCTGGCCCCGGCCGCAAGTACAACCTGGTCGCCTTCTCGCAGAACTTCATGTACCCGGACCACGACCTCGACCGCGCTAACGGCGCTATCCGCGACGGCGAACACGCCTATACCAAGGACGGCGGCCTCGCTGTTCTGTACGGTAACCTCGCCGTGGACGGCTGCATCGTGAAGACCGCTGGCGTCGACGAATCCATCTTCAAGTTCACCGGCCCCGCCGTGGTGTTCGAAAGCCAGGAAGATGCCGTGAAGGGCATTCTCGACCCGAACATGGTGAAGGCAGGCGACGTGGTCGTTATCCGCTACGAAGGCCCGAAGGGTGGCCCCGGCATGCAGGAAATGCTCTACCCGACCAGCTACCTCAAGAGCCGTCACCTCGGCAAGTCCTGCGCCCTCCTTACCGACGGTCGCTTCTCCGGCGGTACCAGCGGTCTCTCCATCGGCCACGCTTCTCCGGAAGCCGCCAACAAAGGTAACATCGGCCTCGTGCACACGGGCGACGTCATCGAGATTGACATTCCGAACCGCTCCATCAACGTGCAGCTCACCGACGACGAACTCGCCGAACGCCGCAAGGAAATGGAAGCCCGCGGCGCCAAGGCATGGAAACCTGAAAACCGCGACCGCGTCGTGTCCAAGGCTTTGCAGGCATACGCCGCGATGGCATCGTCCGCTGACAAGGGCGCTGTGCGTGACCTCTCCCTCATTGGTGTGAAGTAA
- a CDS encoding IMP cyclohydrolase — MSEELVLKFVDPKPMRYGENSHQSAVFYRDPTCTEASLATAKQLWGKELSYNNIVDADAALEMAREFSEGNAVVIVKHMNPCGLATGESLREAMEAAWAGDPVSAFGSVIAVTRKVDLKTAEFLKGRFVEILLAPAFDDDALEFLKNKSKDIRLLEVGEIKKATHCKVYKHVIGGMLVQDRDVDTYEKFECVTKAQFPKNKEDLARFTWLVTKHTKSNAIVMGYEYKPGYFQVMGLGPGQPNRIDSNLRLCQPRVRDNVARMEEAKAFFDENGKCINEAGLKALEKKVFGEVVMGSDAFFPFPDNVEAAHDAGVRYIVQPGGSKKDDLSIEKCDEFGIAMVFTGMRHFRH; from the coding sequence ATGTCCGAAGAACTCGTTTTGAAATTCGTTGACCCGAAGCCGATGCGCTACGGTGAAAACTCCCACCAGTCCGCAGTGTTCTACCGCGACCCGACTTGCACCGAAGCAAGCCTCGCTACCGCCAAGCAGCTCTGGGGTAAGGAACTTTCTTACAACAACATCGTGGACGCTGACGCCGCCCTCGAAATGGCCCGCGAATTCAGCGAAGGCAACGCCGTCGTGATCGTGAAGCACATGAACCCCTGCGGACTTGCTACCGGCGAAAGCCTGCGCGAAGCCATGGAAGCCGCCTGGGCAGGTGACCCGGTGTCGGCCTTCGGTTCCGTGATTGCAGTGACCCGCAAGGTGGACCTCAAGACTGCTGAATTCTTGAAGGGCCGCTTTGTCGAAATCTTGCTCGCTCCGGCATTCGACGACGACGCTCTCGAATTCCTGAAGAACAAGTCCAAGGACATTCGCCTGCTTGAAGTCGGCGAAATCAAGAAGGCAACGCACTGCAAGGTGTACAAGCACGTGATCGGCGGCATGCTCGTTCAGGACCGCGACGTGGACACCTACGAAAAGTTTGAATGCGTGACGAAGGCCCAGTTCCCGAAGAACAAGGAAGACCTCGCCCGCTTTACCTGGCTCGTGACCAAGCACACCAAGTCCAACGCTATCGTGATGGGTTACGAATACAAGCCCGGCTACTTCCAGGTGATGGGTCTTGGCCCCGGTCAGCCGAACCGCATCGACTCCAACCTCCGTCTTTGTCAGCCGCGCGTGCGCGACAATGTCGCCCGTATGGAGGAAGCCAAGGCTTTCTTTGACGAAAACGGCAAGTGCATCAACGAAGCTGGCCTCAAGGCTCTCGAAAAGAAGGTCTTCGGCGAAGTCGTGATGGGTTCCGACGCCTTCTTCCCGTTCCCAGACAACGTCGAAGCCGCCCACGATGCAGGCGTACGCTACATTGTACAGCCGGGTGGATCCAAGAAGGACGACCTCTCTATCGAGAAGTGCGACGAATTCGGCATCGCCATGGTGTTCACCGGCATGAGGCACTTCCGCCACTAA